TCTCCTCGGCGAGCGCGACCGGGTCGTCGGTCCGCTCGCCCTCGGTCGTCGGGCTCGTCGGCTTCACCTCGGCGACGACGGGCACGCGTCCGTCCGCCTCCGCGGCCCGCACGGCCACGGGAAACGACCGCGCGTCTACGTCGACGGTCGCCCCGCCGCCGGACCGCTCCCGGGCGGCCGCGAGGATCGAGCGGACCTCCGGGGCAAGCTTGTCCTCATTAGCGTTCATCTATGTTCATTAACGGACTCTTTTGCACATAAGGTTTGCGTGTCGGTGTCGTTTAGTCGCCGCGAGCACACGTCCGAGTGTGCTTCCGTCCGAGCACTTCATCGTCGCCCTGGTCCCCGCGCTGGCGTACGTCCTCGCGCGCGATCGGCGGTTGCCGACGCCGCGGTTCGCGGCGGTCGTGTTCCTGGGCAGCCAGTTCCCTGACCTTGTCGACAAGCCCCTGGCCCACCAGTTCGGCGTGCTCCCCTCCGGGCGGGTGTTCATGCACTCGCTTCCGATCGCGCTTCCGTTCCTCGCCCTCGTCGGCCTCTACGGGTGGCGGACCGACCGCCCGCGGCTGAGCGGCGCCTTCGCGTTCGCCCACCTCTCGCACCTCCTCGCCGACAACTACAGGCCGCTCTTGGGACCGGACCCGACGGTCGCGCCCGACCTGCTCTGGCCGCTCACCGCCCCGACCGCGCGGCCGATCACGCCGTACTGGGCCGGGCCGAACGGGATCAACGTCCTACTCTGGACGGTCTTCTCGGCGATCGTCCTCTCGATTGCGGCGTATCTCCTCGTCGTGGACGTCCGCGAGCAGTTCGGCTGACCAGGCGAGGTTCGGGCAGACCGGTCGTCCCCCATATTGAATGTGCCTGGGCCGCAACTCCGTCCCGTGTCCCGGGACTCCGACGACGGCGTCCGCGTGTGGCTAGTGGAACGAACGTATTCGGATGACGAGCAGAACCTCATCATCCTCACGTACGCGACGCCGGACGGCGAGCGCTACTTCCGCAAGGAGCGGGCGCTGACCTCGTTCAGCGACGTCCGCGACACGACCGCGGCCGTCGAGGCCGACCCGGACAACCTCGGCGCCGTCGACGACGCCGCCCAGCGCGAGCAGTACGCCGCCGAAGCGCGGCGGATGCGGGAGCTCCACGATCCGGACGACGTCATCTGACGACGGCTGCCGCACCTGTGACGGCGCCCGACCGGCTCCGAACTGCGGCGAACGGCCACCGAAGGGTCGTGGTAACTCGACCCTCGGAAGGATTATCCCCCGCTCTCCCATCCGTTCGGTTGCAATGGCACACGGTAAGGTTGAATTCTTCAACGACACAGGCGGTTACGGTTTCATCTCGACTGACGACGGCGACCTCGACGACGACGAAGACGTGTTCTTCCATATGGAAGACGTCGGCGGCGAAGACCTCACGGAAGGTACCGAAGTCGAATTCGACATCGAGTCCTCGCCCAAGGGCCCCCGCGCGGCGAACGTCGTCCGACAGTAACACCGGGACAGACTGTCGCTGACGGCGACAGACTCCGTTCTCGATTTTCCGGACGCTACCCTCCCAGTCACGACGCTCCAGTTCTCAAGGTTCAAGCCCGCCGCCGCCGAACGACGGCGTATGGACGTCGGCGTCTTCGCTCGGACCTCCGAGCGGTTGGATCGAGCCGTCGAGATCGGCGTCGCGAGCGGTCGGGTCATCAGCGTCTCCTTCCCCGAGACGCCCCCGGGCGACGCGGACTCCGACCACCCGCTCTTGGACCGCGTGTTCGCGTACCTCGACGGCGAGGCGGATCATTTCGACGACGTTGCGGTCGCGCTGACGGTGCCGACCGACCAGCGGCAGGTGCTGGAGGCGATCCGGAACGTCCCCCACGGCGAGACCGTCTCGCTCGACCGCGTGATCCGGATGGCCGGCCTCAACCCCGACGAGCGGGAGGACGTCGAGACCGCGCGGACGGCGCTCGCGGAGAACCCGGTGCCGCTTTTCGTGCCCGATCACCGCGTCCGCGACGCCCCGGGAGCCGCGCCGTCGGCGGTGGCCGAGCGACTGCGGGCGATCGAGGGGGCGTAAGCCGGACTGTGGGGACTATCGCCCGGCGATGTCGCTGATCTCCGAGGCGCTCAGCGCGCGGCGGTAGAATCGGTAGTCGTCGAGTCCGCCGTTGTAGTCCTTCCAGCCGTCGGCGCCGTTGTTGCCGAACATCAGCGCCGTGTCCGTGCCCCGAATGTTGTCAGTGTAGTCGATGGCGTAGTCCTCGCTCCCGTCGACGTACAGTTTCATCCGATCGTTCGGCTGGTCGTAGACGAACGCGACATGGTGCCACTCGCCGTCGAGGACGTTCGCGGAACTCTCGCCCACCGTGTTGGCTCCCGAAGTGAAGAGGAACGGGTCGCCGCTCGTGTCACAGAACGACCCGACGCTGTTTCCGTTCTCCGTCGTTACCTTCCAGAGGAGGTCGTCGTCCCACCTGGAGTTCGTCTCGTCGTCCTTCAGCCAGTGGCAGAACGTGTAGGGCTGGTCCGTTTCGATCTCGATGAAATCGACCGACGCAAAGCCGGGAAACGACGCCGACTGGGACCCTTCGGGCCCCGATGCGTATTCGACTCCCGACCCCGAGAGGTCGTAGGTGCCGGTCTCGTCGGCGAGGCCTCCCTCGAACCGATATCGCGTGACGAGTGCGCTGTCGTCGTCGGGCGTCGCGGTTGCGGTCGGTGTCGCCGTGGGCGTCGCAGTCGGCGTCGATGTCTCGGTTTCCGTGGACGTCGCTGTCGACGCCTCGGTCGCCGTACTCGTGGCCGTGGTCGTCACCGTCTCCATCTCCGAGGGACGCGGCGATGCCGTCTCGGGGGGCGTCTCGGTCGATTCGCCGGACGCGCCCTCGGAGTCGGTCGCCGGATCCGCCTGTTCGGTCGGTTCGTCCTCGTCGCTCCCGTCGCCCCCGTCGCCCACCTGGACTTCCACGGACGGAATCTCTACGGTGCATCCCGCCAGTCCGGAGAGCGATCCGACGAGAGCCGTCGCACTCAGCTTCTTCAGCGCCAGCCGCCGACTTCTGTCCACCATCTACCCCGTGGCTCAGATTCGGCTCACTTCATTGTTGTGATCTGACAATGCAGCTCACCGGACCAGTCGTCCGATTTCGGTCCGACCTATCCGCCTACGCTAGGCGGCCACTCCACGCCGAACCCCTCGTGGACGACGAACTCTAAGGCGTTGATCAGGTAGTGGGCGACGATCACGACGAGCAGGCTCCCGGTGACGACGAACGTCGCCGCGAGGACGAAGCCGAGCGCGCCGGTCACGACGACGCCAAGTCGCCCCTGCGCGCCGTGTCCGAGCGCGAACGCGACCGACGAGACGACGGCCAGCGCCCACGGGGAGATCCCGTAGCCCGCGCTGACGACGCCGACGAGCGCGCCGCGGAAGAGCAGTTCCTCGAAGCCGGCGATGACCGGCAGGACGACCAGGAGCAAGAGCGCCCACCCGCCCGCCGTCTCGGGCGCGAGCGCGCTCCGCAGGCGCTCGCCGTCGCCGACGCCGAGGCCGAACTGCGTTCCCGCGGCCGCCCCGGCCTCGTTCGCCGCATAGAGTACGAGGCCGACGCCGACGCCGAGCGCTGCGGCGCCGAGGCCGACCCCCTCGGGCGCGAGTCCGAAGGCCCGAGCGGGGATCTCCGCGTACCACGCGCCCGCGAGGAGCACCACGCCGAAGACGCCCTGGGAGACGGCCACGTTCGCCAGGAGCGACGCCGTCGAGACGTCGGCCAGTCGCGACCGCGGCTCGCTCACGCCTTCGGGCGAGCGCCCCTGGCGGACCCGGAACTCGACGCCGGACTTCGGGAGCGTGATCGACTCCTCGTTACGAGGAGAGGTCGCATCGCCGACGGTGTCGCTCGTCGGCTCGCCGAGACGGTGATTCGCCGGCGGCTCGCCGGCGTCGTCGGGACGCTCCTGGAGGATACTCTTGGACGCGTGTGAAAGAAGAAGCAGGCCCGCGGTGACGACGAACGCGAACCCCGCGAACGTCGCCCACTCGGGCATCTACCCTACTGCGGGCTCGGGCTCGACGGGCTGGAGACGTTCTCGCCCTGCGAGAGCGCCGAGCCGGTGATGCTCTTGAGGCGGTCGACGAGCGAGTCCTTCTCGGGCTCGCCTTCCAGCGCGATGTCGAGGACCTCGCTGATGTGGGAGACCGGAATGATCTCGACCATCTGCTCGTACTCCTCTTCGATCATCACGTCCTGGGTGTTCGCGGCCGGGATGATGACCCGGTCGCACCCGGACTTCGCGGCGGCCTCGATCTTGTGGGTGACGCCGCCGACGGGCAGGACGTCGCCCCGGACCGAGAGGCTCCCGGTCATCGCGAGCGACTGGTCGACGCCGACGCCCTCAAGCGCGGAGATCACGGCCGTCGCGACCGTGATGGAGGCGGAGTCGCCGTCGACGCCCTGCTGGCCGGTCTGGACGAACTGGATGTGGATGTCCTTCTCGGAGATGTTCTCGTCGGAGAACTTCTTGATGATCGCCGAGACGTTCGAGACGGCCTCCTGGGCCATCTCCTTCAATTGTCCAGTAGCGATGACCTCGCCGGGCCCCTGCGAGGGCGTGACCTCGGCCATCACGGGGAGCATGATCCCCGAGTCCTCACCCATCACGGCGAGACCGTTGACGCGGCCGACCTGGTAGCCCTCCGAGACCTGGAGCTCGTAGTCTTTCCTCCGTTCGATGTAGTCGTCGGCGAGCTGCTGCTCGATCGAGCGGCTCCGGCCCTTCGCCTGTAACACGTGGTCGCGGGTGACGAAGTCGGCGTCCTCCGAGCGGGCGATGTCGCCGGCGACGCGGACCAGGCCTCCGAGGTTCCGGAGCTTGAGCGTGAGGTGGCCCTTGCGGCCGGCGCGGCGCCGCGCTTCGAGGATGACCTCCTCGATGGCCTCCGCGGAGTACTCCGGCAGGCGCCCGTCCTTCGCGACCTCCTGGGCCACGAAGCGGGCGTACTTCCGGCGCATCTCGGGGGTGTCCTCGATGGTGTCGTCCATGTACACCTCGTACCCGTAGCCCTTGATCCGCGAGCGCAGGGCGGGGTGCATGTTCTCCATCGCGTCGAGATTCCCCGCGGCGATCATAATGAAGTCCGTCGGGACGGGCTCGGTCTGGACCATCGCGCCCGAGGAGCGCTCGGACTGGCCGGTGATGTGGAACTCGCCCTCCTGGATCGCCGTCATCAGGTGCTGCTGGCTGCGGATGTCGAGCGTGTTGATCTCGTCGATGAACAGCACGCCCTTGTTGGCCTTGTGGATGGCGCCGGGCTCGACGCGGTCGTGGCTCGGCGTCTCCATTCCGCCGGACTGGAACGGGTCGTGGCGGACGTCGCCGAGCAGCGCGCCGGCGTGGGCGCCCGTCGCGTCCTCGA
This is a stretch of genomic DNA from Halobellus sp. MBLA0158. It encodes these proteins:
- a CDS encoding cold-shock protein, which translates into the protein MAHGKVEFFNDTGGYGFISTDDGDLDDDEDVFFHMEDVGGEDLTEGTEVEFDIESSPKGPRAANVVRQ
- a CDS encoding MGMT family protein, yielding MDVGVFARTSERLDRAVEIGVASGRVISVSFPETPPGDADSDHPLLDRVFAYLDGEADHFDDVAVALTVPTDQRQVLEAIRNVPHGETVSLDRVIRMAGLNPDEREDVETARTALAENPVPLFVPDHRVRDAPGAAPSAVAERLRAIEGA
- a CDS encoding metal-dependent hydrolase, with product MLPSEHFIVALVPALAYVLARDRRLPTPRFAAVVFLGSQFPDLVDKPLAHQFGVLPSGRVFMHSLPIALPFLALVGLYGWRTDRPRLSGAFAFAHLSHLLADNYRPLLGPDPTVAPDLLWPLTAPTARPITPYWAGPNGINVLLWTVFSAIVLSIAAYLLVVDVREQFG
- the lonB gene encoding ATP-dependent protease LonB translates to MSNDTDADKNSPEEGGGVTDGAPDSPPSEEDAGEGFRDGVADEPADGPGGSDERGGRSEHRNGQVDPDPNPNPDPDSGPGSDVDEGTGTIDDLGSDVEVDAEVAEDVDEDDLLGGLRIDSTDEIDVPDRLVDQVIGQEHARDVVMKAAKQRRHVMMIGSPGTGKSMLAKAMSELLPPEELQDVLVYHNPDDGNNPKVRTVPAGKGEQIVEAHKEEARKRNQMRSFLMWIIIAIVIGYSFIIAGQILLGILAAGVIYLAFRYGSRGGDAMVPNLIVNNADTTTAPFEDATGAHAGALLGDVRHDPFQSGGMETPSHDRVEPGAIHKANKGVLFIDEINTLDIRSQQHLMTAIQEGEFHITGQSERSSGAMVQTEPVPTDFIMIAAGNLDAMENMHPALRSRIKGYGYEVYMDDTIEDTPEMRRKYARFVAQEVAKDGRLPEYSAEAIEEVILEARRRAGRKGHLTLKLRNLGGLVRVAGDIARSEDADFVTRDHVLQAKGRSRSIEQQLADDYIERRKDYELQVSEGYQVGRVNGLAVMGEDSGIMLPVMAEVTPSQGPGEVIATGQLKEMAQEAVSNVSAIIKKFSDENISEKDIHIQFVQTGQQGVDGDSASITVATAVISALEGVGVDQSLAMTGSLSVRGDVLPVGGVTHKIEAAAKSGCDRVIIPAANTQDVMIEEEYEQMVEIIPVSHISEVLDIALEGEPEKDSLVDRLKSITGSALSQGENVSSPSSPSPQ
- a CDS encoding CPBP family intramembrane glutamic endopeptidase, yielding MPEWATFAGFAFVVTAGLLLLSHASKSILQERPDDAGEPPANHRLGEPTSDTVGDATSPRNEESITLPKSGVEFRVRQGRSPEGVSEPRSRLADVSTASLLANVAVSQGVFGVVLLAGAWYAEIPARAFGLAPEGVGLGAAALGVGVGLVLYAANEAGAAAGTQFGLGVGDGERLRSALAPETAGGWALLLLVVLPVIAGFEELLFRGALVGVVSAGYGISPWALAVVSSVAFALGHGAQGRLGVVVTGALGFVLAATFVVTGSLLVVIVAHYLINALEFVVHEGFGVEWPPSVGG
- a CDS encoding LamG domain-containing protein — protein: MVDRSRRLALKKLSATALVGSLSGLAGCTVEIPSVEVQVGDGGDGSDEDEPTEQADPATDSEGASGESTETPPETASPRPSEMETVTTTATSTATEASTATSTETETSTPTATPTATPTATATPDDDSALVTRYRFEGGLADETGTYDLSGSGVEYASGPEGSQSASFPGFASVDFIEIETDQPYTFCHWLKDDETNSRWDDDLLWKVTTENGNSVGSFCDTSGDPFLFTSGANTVGESSANVLDGEWHHVAFVYDQPNDRMKLYVDGSEDYAIDYTDNIRGTDTALMFGNNGADGWKDYNGGLDDYRFYRRALSASEISDIAGR